The following coding sequences are from one Syntrophomonadaceae bacterium window:
- a CDS encoding ATP-binding cassette domain-containing protein — MLEVRVRKVFPSFNLDVAFTLNGEILSVLGPSGCGKSMTLQCISGLLKPDEGRIVLNGRVLFDSEKAINLPPQERRIGYVFQNYSLFPHMTVYQNIAFGIEHLGRAEVSERVAQLLDKMRLTGLAGRYPRQLSGGQQQRAALARALAPEPEVLLLDEPFSALDSLVKARLERELQVLHRYFKGDIIFVTHNLSEAYRFGSKIAVYDAGRILQLDHKERVINAPASHTVARLTGARNFLPAMIMEIHADGALLMLTDIGQEACLKISSSFKTNSVKENVIAGIRPEDIRIAGEAGENRLPCRITELIEGVASYTCRLQVIDSPDKEYHLEAELSKAFFAPLEVGQECYAWLPDTRLFLISK; from the coding sequence ATGCTGGAAGTGCGGGTAAGAAAAGTATTTCCCAGTTTCAATTTGGATGTAGCCTTTACCTTGAATGGTGAGATATTATCGGTGTTGGGTCCGTCAGGCTGTGGTAAAAGCATGACTTTGCAGTGCATTTCCGGCTTGTTAAAACCCGATGAGGGACGGATTGTATTAAATGGCCGGGTATTGTTTGATTCGGAAAAGGCCATTAACTTGCCACCCCAGGAGCGGAGAATCGGGTATGTGTTTCAAAACTACTCTCTTTTTCCTCATATGACCGTTTACCAAAATATTGCTTTTGGGATTGAGCATTTAGGTAGAGCCGAAGTTTCTGAAAGGGTTGCCCAGTTATTGGATAAAATGCGGTTGACCGGACTGGCAGGGCGATATCCCAGGCAGCTTTCCGGTGGGCAGCAACAACGGGCGGCTTTGGCAAGGGCTTTGGCTCCGGAGCCGGAAGTATTGCTATTGGATGAACCATTTTCGGCGTTGGACAGCCTGGTAAAGGCCAGGCTGGAGCGAGAGCTGCAGGTTTTGCATCGCTATTTTAAAGGGGATATTATTTTTGTCACTCATAACCTGTCCGAGGCTTATCGTTTTGGCTCCAAGATTGCAGTTTATGATGCCGGGCGAATCTTGCAACTGGACCATAAAGAAAGGGTGATTAATGCTCCTGCTAGTCATACTGTAGCCAGGCTGACAGGCGCCCGAAATTTTTTGCCGGCAATGATCATGGAAATTCATGCGGACGGTGCCCTGCTTATGTTAACAGATATCGGTCAGGAGGCTTGCTTAAAGATCTCCAGCTCGTTCAAAACCAACAGCGTAAAAGAAAATGTAATAGCGGGGATAAGACCAGAAGACATCCGCATTGCTGGCGAAGCCGGAGAAAACCGGTTGCCTTGCAGGATTACGGAACTGATTGAAGGGGTGGCAAGCTATACCTGCCGCCTGCAAGTGATAGACAGCCCCGACAAGGAATATCACCTGGAAGCCGAGCTATCTAAGGCCTTTTTTGCTCCTCTTGAGGTTGGCCAGGAGTGCTATGCGTGGCTTCCCGATACCAGACTATTCTTAATTAGCAAGTGA
- the modB gene encoding molybdate ABC transporter permease subunit, with protein MDLSPIWVSLKTATAATLLTFFLGVSIAYWMVGYQGRGKSIIDGLLVVPLVLPPTVIGFGLLMLLGKHGPVGKVLSHLGYSIIFSWPATVIAAVVVAFPLMYQTARGAFEQIEPSIINAAYTLGVSKRKVFWRIIVPLAWPGIVAGIILSFARALGEFGATLMLAGNIPGRTQTIPIAIYFANAAGETEKALIWVVIVLTISLTSVFGLNYWRSYQSYRR; from the coding sequence ATGGACCTGTCCCCAATTTGGGTCTCATTAAAAACAGCGACTGCAGCCACTCTTTTAACTTTTTTTCTTGGGGTATCCATTGCGTACTGGATGGTGGGTTATCAAGGCCGAGGGAAGAGCATTATTGACGGACTACTTGTGGTTCCATTGGTCTTGCCGCCAACCGTTATCGGGTTTGGGCTGCTGATGCTATTAGGTAAACACGGGCCTGTTGGCAAGGTTTTATCTCATCTTGGCTACTCGATAATTTTTTCCTGGCCCGCCACGGTTATTGCTGCGGTCGTGGTGGCCTTTCCATTAATGTACCAGACCGCCAGGGGAGCATTTGAACAAATTGAGCCAAGTATAATAAATGCCGCCTATACGTTGGGAGTTTCAAAAAGAAAGGTATTCTGGCGCATAATTGTACCTCTGGCGTGGCCTGGTATCGTTGCCGGAATAATTTTATCATTTGCCAGAGCTTTGGGCGAGTTTGGCGCAACCCTTATGCTAGCGGGCAACATCCCGGGCCGAACCCAGACCATACCCATTGCAATTTATTTTGCTAACGCCGCAGGTGAGACGGAAAAGGCATTGATCTGGGTGGTAATCGTCCTTACAATTTCCCTGACCAGTGTTTTTGGATTGAACTATTGGCGCAGCTACCAAAGCTACAGGCGATAA
- the modA gene encoding molybdate ABC transporter substrate-binding protein — protein MRIKSWLILMLVIISLASTACGQRAQQANEPMPQKERASITISAAASLKEPMEEIAQNYRTINPNVELALNFASSGVLQQQIEQGAPVDIFISAASKQMNALEDKGLLLEGTRKDLLRNTLVLVVPSQSSVTGFADLAGERVKKIAIGAPESVPAGKYAQEVFAHLGLTDQIASKLVMAKDVREVLAYVETGNVDAGMVYQTDATISRKVKIAATAPEDSHTPIQYPVAVIKDSKNQVAAKEFIQYLTSPAAKSIFIKYGFKTLE, from the coding sequence ATGAGGATCAAAAGCTGGCTTATACTAATGTTAGTGATAATCTCCTTGGCTTCAACGGCCTGTGGGCAAAGAGCCCAGCAAGCGAATGAGCCTATGCCGCAAAAAGAACGGGCCTCAATAACAATTTCTGCTGCTGCCAGTTTAAAAGAGCCTATGGAGGAAATAGCTCAGAACTATCGAACTATTAACCCGAATGTAGAATTAGCGTTAAACTTCGCTTCTTCTGGTGTTCTGCAGCAACAGATTGAACAGGGCGCTCCAGTGGATATTTTTATTTCTGCAGCATCCAAACAAATGAACGCATTGGAAGACAAAGGCTTACTATTAGAGGGTACCAGAAAAGATCTTTTAAGGAATACATTGGTTCTGGTAGTTCCAAGCCAGTCTTCAGTCACTGGTTTTGCAGATTTAGCCGGTGAGAGAGTCAAGAAAATAGCTATTGGAGCACCGGAATCAGTCCCAGCAGGAAAATATGCACAGGAAGTTTTTGCCCATTTAGGTCTGACTGACCAAATTGCATCCAAGTTAGTTATGGCAAAGGATGTCAGGGAAGTTTTGGCTTATGTGGAAACAGGAAACGTAGATGCAGGTATGGTTTATCAGACCGATGCAACGATTTCTCGTAAAGTAAAAATTGCCGCAACTGCTCCCGAAGATTCCCATACACCTATTCAATATCCTGTTGCGGTGATTAAAGACAGTAAAAACCAAGTTGCGGCGAAAGAATTTATTCAATATTTAACCAGTCCTGCGGCGAAATCAATTTTTATCAAATATGGGTTCAAAACATTGGAGTAA
- a CDS encoding TRAP transporter large permease has product MSETMMVLLFIGILLFFFIAGVPVAFSLGLTTLALMLLGVGIGINPELLVLRMFGGVNSFILLAIPFFLFAGRIMNAGGMTVRIFDFAKVIVGPVKGGLGHVNILASMIFAGMSGVAVADAAGLGAIEYKAMKDGGYTDEVSVGITAASATIGPIIPPSVPLVIYAIIANISVGGILLGGLLPGILIGIVLMLMTSFYAHIYNFPHGGKSTWVEKVKAFKSGVLALGTPVILVGGILSGFFTPTEAAAVAVVYALILAMKIYKELNLRELWEIIKQTMIDSAVVLLLVSVASAYAFMVIRSRVPIIFAEQIMAFTQDPLMVLLIINLLLLVVGMFLETIAALSILTPVLLPLVTMVGIDPIHFGLVMVFNLMIGLLTPPFGAVLFVLNKATGVPLARIVKGCLPFYIPLLIGLALITLFPSLTLWLPNLVLGGK; this is encoded by the coding sequence ATGAGTGAGACAATGATGGTTTTACTTTTTATCGGTATTCTGTTGTTCTTTTTTATAGCCGGGGTACCGGTTGCCTTTTCCCTTGGTTTGACCACCCTGGCTTTAATGCTCCTTGGCGTTGGCATTGGGATCAACCCCGAGCTTTTAGTTTTACGCATGTTTGGCGGCGTAAACAGTTTTATCCTCCTGGCCATCCCCTTCTTTTTGTTTGCCGGCAGGATCATGAACGCTGGCGGGATGACGGTAAGAATCTTTGACTTTGCCAAGGTCATTGTCGGCCCGGTAAAAGGCGGGTTGGGCCATGTGAATATTCTGGCCAGCATGATTTTTGCCGGTATGAGCGGTGTGGCTGTAGCCGATGCCGCCGGTCTGGGGGCTATAGAATACAAGGCGATGAAAGACGGGGGCTACACCGACGAAGTCAGCGTTGGTATTACTGCCGCTTCGGCCACAATTGGCCCCATCATCCCCCCCAGTGTCCCCTTGGTAATTTACGCCATTATCGCCAATATTTCCGTGGGCGGTATTTTGCTCGGGGGCCTCCTGCCCGGAATACTAATCGGCATCGTGCTGATGCTGATGACTTCATTTTATGCGCATATATACAATTTCCCCCATGGCGGAAAAAGTACCTGGGTGGAAAAAGTTAAGGCCTTTAAAAGCGGTGTTCTGGCTCTGGGTACACCGGTTATCCTGGTAGGCGGAATTCTAAGCGGTTTCTTCACCCCCACGGAGGCTGCCGCTGTCGCTGTAGTCTATGCCTTGATCCTAGCCATGAAAATATACAAAGAATTGAATCTGCGGGAGCTTTGGGAAATTATCAAACAGACCATGATTGATTCGGCAGTTGTGCTCCTATTAGTTTCTGTGGCCAGCGCTTACGCCTTTATGGTTATCCGCAGCCGGGTACCCATCATTTTTGCGGAACAGATCATGGCCTTTACCCAGGATCCGCTGATGGTACTATTGATTATCAACCTCTTGTTGCTGGTGGTAGGGATGTTTCTGGAGACTATTGCTGCTTTGAGTATATTGACACCGGTGCTTTTGCCATTAGTGACCATGGTGGGGATTGACCCCATCCATTTTGGCCTGGTAATGGTCTTTAACCTGATGATCGGACTTTTGACTCCGCCTTTTGGTGCTGTACTCTTTGTCTTAAACAAGGCCACTGGGGTCCCCCTGGCCAGGATCGTGAAGGGCTGTCTGCCTTTTTACATCCCCCTGCTAATCGGCTTGGCCCTGATCACCCTGTTCCCGTCCCTTACCCTGTGGCTGCCAAACCTGGTATTAGGCGGAAAGTAG
- a CDS encoding TRAP transporter small permease: MTKVKVAAVSNAPPPAKAPEGLKIRTELKETAFDRVLLLVSSVIFCFVVLFVIMQVLIRYVTVHVGLSLPWTEEAARYLLIFFVFFGSAVAWRKKEHITITSLVDYFPAKVKLVLEFISCLLILFFLAVAVIGSYQFTFKMMVSPVGAIPWLRVGHLYGMMTLGLTFIGIYQIRWLIYYIDAIRQSFFGKGRVTT, translated from the coding sequence ATGACAAAAGTTAAAGTGGCAGCGGTCAGTAATGCCCCACCGCCTGCGAAGGCGCCAGAAGGCTTGAAAATCCGGACGGAACTCAAGGAAACCGCTTTTGACCGGGTTTTGTTGCTGGTCTCTTCAGTAATTTTTTGCTTTGTAGTGTTGTTTGTTATCATGCAGGTTCTGATCAGGTATGTTACAGTCCATGTTGGCTTATCTCTGCCATGGACTGAAGAAGCAGCCAGATACCTCTTAATATTCTTTGTCTTTTTTGGCTCAGCCGTTGCCTGGCGCAAGAAAGAACACATTACCATTACTTCCTTGGTGGACTATTTCCCGGCTAAGGTCAAGCTGGTCTTGGAGTTTATCTCATGCCTGCTCATCCTGTTTTTCCTGGCGGTAGCTGTTATTGGCAGCTATCAGTTTACATTTAAAATGATGGTGTCGCCGGTTGGGGCTATTCCCTGGTTAAGAGTCGGACACCTCTATGGTATGATGACCCTGGGCCTAACCTTTATCGGTATTTATCAAATACGGTGGCTGATTTACTATATCGATGCGATTAGGCAGTCTTTCTTTGGGAAGGGGCGGGTGACAACATGA
- a CDS encoding TRAP transporter substrate-binding protein, producing MKKILCLLLVVALMVSVVGCAPAAQQPAPPPAAEIQKIEISMATAFAEAHIVSDVAKKFKELAEAKSNGNVKVNLFLAGAMGNEEDIMKAVTAGAIQGQTGGGIPINAYAPPFYFLDTPFVMKDWNHIMAIWNGELGAKMLASMEAAGNTTLAAPIYRGLRHFTSKKPVVTPEDLKGIKLRLPVLPTWVAVWTEVGASTVPIPLGELYTALATGVADASEGDLTQIHGFKLNEVQSHLSLTGHLVSLGLISFNTKWLNGLNEKTRNLVLESAKEAAAWGSSQMKAKEEQVIKDLERLGMTVVQADRAAFLNKGMPAIERLFNTQFRVTTLKEVQSYAK from the coding sequence GTGAAAAAGATTTTATGCCTATTGTTAGTTGTTGCGCTTATGGTTTCTGTAGTAGGGTGCGCCCCGGCAGCTCAGCAGCCGGCACCCCCGCCTGCGGCGGAAATCCAGAAGATCGAGATCAGCATGGCGACTGCTTTTGCTGAAGCTCACATCGTGAGTGATGTGGCCAAGAAGTTTAAAGAGTTGGCGGAAGCCAAGAGCAACGGAAACGTGAAGGTTAACCTGTTCCTGGCTGGCGCCATGGGGAACGAAGAAGACATTATGAAGGCTGTTACTGCTGGCGCCATTCAAGGGCAGACCGGCGGCGGGATTCCTATTAATGCCTATGCGCCGCCCTTTTACTTTCTTGACACGCCTTTTGTAATGAAAGACTGGAACCACATCATGGCTATTTGGAATGGTGAGTTAGGCGCTAAAATGCTTGCAAGTATGGAAGCAGCGGGCAACACAACCTTGGCGGCGCCAATTTACCGCGGCCTGCGCCACTTTACCTCCAAAAAGCCGGTTGTTACTCCTGAGGATCTAAAAGGGATTAAACTCCGCCTGCCGGTGTTGCCGACCTGGGTCGCCGTCTGGACTGAAGTCGGCGCTTCTACTGTTCCCATCCCTCTGGGTGAGTTGTATACAGCTTTAGCTACCGGTGTTGCCGACGCTTCGGAAGGCGACTTGACCCAGATTCATGGTTTTAAACTGAACGAAGTGCAATCCCACCTATCTTTAACTGGTCACCTGGTCAGTTTAGGCCTGATCAGCTTTAATACCAAGTGGCTGAACGGTCTTAACGAAAAGACCAGGAATTTGGTGCTGGAATCAGCTAAAGAAGCTGCCGCCTGGGGTTCGAGCCAAATGAAGGCTAAAGAAGAGCAAGTGATCAAGGACCTGGAAAGACTTGGGATGACCGTTGTCCAGGCAGACCGGGCAGCTTTCCTGAACAAGGGGATGCCGGCTATTGAGAGACTCTTCAACACCCAGTTCAGAGTAACTACCCTGAAGGAAGTACAGTCTTACGCAAAATAA
- a CDS encoding gluconokinase → MQYLIGLDIGTTSTRAILFDELGRIHHRAGVEYETVYLPPNGAEQDPERIFRAVLESVASLMSGARVPKNKIAGLGISSALYSLIPVGNSGEALYPMLIWADGRSSAVAKSLRGKLDHNQLYQLTGCPLQPLYPLAKLRWLKECHPDIFAKAVKFISIKEYVLFRLFGEYVVDWSLASATGLFNIHSRRWEEEALDVAEIRLDQLSPTVPPSYVLRGIKEPYASKMGLVPDLPVVIGAGDGPLANLGAGCLSKGQVNIDIGTSGAIRMITDRPLTDALQRTWCYCLAEDYWVSGGIISNAGNVLRWLRDIVGDAETAVAGRLQIAPDEIFSQYAAQVPAGSDGLIFLPFLNGERNPYWNADARGVFAGLGFTHTKQHLVRSVLEGIAYSIYSIYQVLDQMDRIEEIRLTGGFAKSDLWCQILASVFDRAVSIPQVTEGSGFGAAIMAGKYLGLYPRWEDAAALIQIREKLPPKPDEVPAYQKMFTLYQNIYHQLDASWGRFLN, encoded by the coding sequence ATGCAGTATTTAATCGGCTTAGATATCGGCACAACCAGCACCCGGGCAATTCTGTTTGACGAACTTGGCCGCATTCATCACCGGGCCGGGGTAGAATATGAGACAGTTTACCTGCCTCCCAACGGAGCTGAACAGGACCCCGAAAGAATATTCAGAGCAGTGTTGGAAAGCGTGGCCTCGCTGATGAGCGGGGCCCGGGTTCCCAAAAATAAGATTGCCGGCCTGGGCATTAGTTCAGCATTGTATAGCCTGATCCCGGTTGGAAACAGCGGCGAAGCCCTTTACCCGATGCTGATCTGGGCCGATGGCCGCAGCAGTGCTGTTGCTAAATCCTTGCGGGGGAAGCTGGACCATAATCAACTTTACCAACTGACCGGGTGTCCCTTGCAGCCCCTGTACCCGCTGGCCAAACTTCGCTGGCTGAAGGAATGCCATCCGGATATTTTCGCTAAAGCCGTAAAATTTATTTCCATCAAGGAATATGTCCTGTTCCGCCTGTTTGGTGAATATGTGGTAGATTGGTCTTTGGCTTCCGCCACTGGACTTTTTAACATTCACAGCCGGCGCTGGGAGGAAGAAGCCCTGGATGTGGCGGAAATAAGGCTTGATCAGTTGTCCCCGACAGTTCCTCCATCCTATGTCCTGCGGGGGATTAAAGAGCCTTATGCAAGCAAAATGGGCCTGGTTCCCGATCTGCCGGTTGTGATTGGAGCAGGGGACGGCCCCTTGGCCAACTTAGGGGCTGGGTGTTTATCCAAAGGCCAGGTTAATATTGATATCGGCACCAGCGGGGCCATCCGGATGATCACCGACAGGCCGTTAACAGATGCCCTGCAGCGAACCTGGTGCTACTGCCTGGCGGAAGATTACTGGGTTTCCGGCGGGATTATCAGCAATGCTGGCAATGTATTGCGTTGGCTGAGGGATATTGTGGGGGATGCTGAAACAGCCGTTGCTGGCAGGTTACAGATAGCCCCTGACGAGATTTTCAGTCAATACGCCGCACAGGTCCCTGCTGGTTCAGATGGACTGATTTTTTTGCCTTTTTTAAACGGGGAACGAAATCCATACTGGAATGCCGATGCTCGCGGGGTATTTGCCGGCCTCGGTTTTACCCATACCAAGCAGCATCTGGTCCGCTCTGTCCTGGAAGGCATTGCCTACAGCATTTACAGCATCTATCAGGTGTTAGATCAGATGGATCGCATTGAGGAGATCAGGCTGACCGGTGGTTTCGCCAAATCAGATTTATGGTGCCAAATTCTGGCCAGTGTTTTTGATCGGGCTGTCTCTATTCCCCAGGTCACCGAAGGGTCGGGTTTTGGCGCAGCTATCATGGCAGGTAAGTATTTGGGCCTCTATCCCCGCTGGGAAGACGCGGCGGCCCTGATTCAGATCAGGGAAAAACTGCCGCCAAAGCCAGATGAAGTTCCTGCATACCAGAAGATGTTTACCCTTTATCAAAACATTTATCACCAATTGGACGCAAGTTGGGGACGGTTCTTGAATTGA